One Salmo trutta chromosome 12, fSalTru1.1, whole genome shotgun sequence genomic region harbors:
- the si:dkey-200l5.4 gene encoding uncharacterized protein si:dkey-200l5.4 isoform X2 codes for MRVGVPIFLFLAAAGFHTALTASLESAEKEDTFGDEVGLEQLSDLQKRDQEEFEAAQMSATDDAHSEDVQYLEAVQDENTEEENDTQEEDMNRDGNVEADQHESESDENVDGMMQNPEHLEANVEEADETTNLAEVE; via the exons ATGAGAGTCGGAGTGCCCATATTCCTCTTTCTGGCTGCAGCAGGATTCCATACTG CTCTGACCGCATCCTTGGAATCGGCAGAAAAAGAAGACACATTTGGTGATGAAG TGGGGCTGGAGCAGCTAAGCGACCTGCAAAAGAGAG ATCAAGAGGAGTTTGAAGCAGCTCAAATGAGTG CTACAGATGATGCACACAGTGAGGATGTACAGTACTTGG AGGCTGTTCAAGATGAAAATACTG AGGAGGAGAATGACACTCAGGAAGAGGACATGA ACAGAGACGGAAACGTTGAGGCAGACCAACATG AGTCTGAGTCTGATGAGAATGTAGATG GTATGATGCAAAATCCAG AACACCTTGAAGCCAACGTTGAAGAAGCAGATGAGACTACGAATTTAG CTGAGGTAGAGTGA
- the si:dkey-200l5.4 gene encoding protein MAK16 homolog A isoform X1 produces the protein MRVGVPIFLFLAAAGFHTALTASLESAEKEDTFGDEVGLEQLSDLQKRDQEEFEAAQMSATDDAHSEDVQYLEAVQDENTEEENDTQEEDMTDRDGNVEADQHESESDENVDGMMQNPEHLEANVEEADETTNLAEVE, from the exons ATGAGAGTCGGAGTGCCCATATTCCTCTTTCTGGCTGCAGCAGGATTCCATACTG CTCTGACCGCATCCTTGGAATCGGCAGAAAAAGAAGACACATTTGGTGATGAAG TGGGGCTGGAGCAGCTAAGCGACCTGCAAAAGAGAG ATCAAGAGGAGTTTGAAGCAGCTCAAATGAGTG CTACAGATGATGCACACAGTGAGGATGTACAGTACTTGG AGGCTGTTCAAGATGAAAATACTG AGGAGGAGAATGACACTCAGGAAGAGGACATGA CAGACAGAGACGGAAACGTTGAGGCAGACCAACATG AGTCTGAGTCTGATGAGAATGTAGATG GTATGATGCAAAATCCAG AACACCTTGAAGCCAACGTTGAAGAAGCAGATGAGACTACGAATTTAG CTGAGGTAGAGTGA